The sequence GTCCGGCGCTGATCATGAATCAGTCCCTGCGTTTCAAAGTGCTGACCACCGTCCAGCTCAATCGCCAATTTCAACTCCGCACAGTAAAAATCCAGCACGTAAGGCGGACACGGAAATTGCCGGCGAAATTTCAGATTGGCGATCTGGCGGGAGCGGAGTTTTTGCCAGAGCAGGTGTTCGCAGTCGGTTTGGTTGACGCGGAGCTGGCGGGCGAATTGGGCGAGGGTGAGGCGGGTTTGCATGCTTCACGATCCTTGTGAAGTTGGTTTGATATTTCACTGTAGCCGAGAACCCTCACCCCAGCCCTCTCCCAGAGGGAGAGGGGGCCGACCGAGGTGTCTGGCGTTGTACATCGACCTGACAGACCGAGTCGATTATGGATTCGGCAAAGCGGTTTCAGGTCGAGTCGATTATGGATTCGGCACAGCACGTACAGGTCGGCGTACCTCGCAAGCATCCCACGATCAGTCCCCTCTCCCTTTGGGAGAGGGCTAGGGTGAGGGGCTTCTCAATCCTCAGAACGCTACAGAAGTCTGCACATAAACCGTGCGCGGTTCCCCGACATACTTGCCCTTGTTGTTGTCATCAAACGAACGCGTGAAGTACTGCGTATTGAAAATGTTCTTCACCCCCACCGCCACATTCAGATCCGCCAACTGCGGCCCGAAGTCATACCCGGCGCGGCTGCTGAACAGCATGTAGCCGGGGATTTTTCCGGTGCTGCCATCGGCGCTTTCCTTCGAGGTGTTGGCGTTGTCGGCGAACTGGTCGCTCTGGAAGCTGCTGTCCAGATTGAGCTTCCACGGCCCTTCGGTGTAACCGACGCCAATCGTGCCTTTGTGTTTCGAGGAGAACGGCACGCGATTGCCCTTGTTCGGCCCGTCTTCGCGGATGGTCGCATCAACATAGGCGTAGGTGGCGTAGACATCGAAGCCGGCGAGTGCCGGGCTCAAGTCATCCAGCGCGTAATTGACGCTGGTCTCGATCCCTTGATGGCGGGTTTCGCCTCGGGCAATCACGGAGTCGTTGGTCTGATTACTTTCATACTGGTTGTCGAAGTTGATCAGGAACGCGCCGATCTCGGCCCGCAACGCGCCGTTGTCATAGCGCGTGCCGAGTTCCCAGGTGCGGGCCTTCTCCGGTTTCACTTCGCCGCTGGTCACACGGTTGGGCATCTGGCTGTATTGCACGCTGCCGAACGAGCCTTCGGTGTTGGCGTACAGGTTCCAGCTGTCGGTCAGGTGATAAAGCACGTTTAAAGCCGGCAGTGCGGTGTTGTAGTCGCCCTTGTATTTGACGTTGGTCAGGTTGTTGGTCTGCTGCGATTCGATCATCTCGTAGCGCACGCCCGGGGTGATCGTCCATTTGCCGATGTCGATGCGGTCGTCGACGAAGAACGCATTGGCTTCGGTGCCGCCACGGGTGTCGCGGTCATTGCGACTGTTGGTGGTCGGGTATTCGTTGCTGGCGATCGGCGTGCGATAGCGCAGTTCGTGGCCAGCCTCGTTGATGTAGCGGTAGCCGACGCCGACTTCGTGGCTGGTCGGGCCGAGGTCGAAGCCTTGGGCGAAACGGGTTTCCAGGCCGCGCACCCAATACTCGCGCGGCGACAGCGACAAGAAGCTGCCCTGATCCAGATAACCGCTGCGCAAGGTCTTGGTGAAGAAGGTGTTGGCGGTGAATTCGCGGCGATCTTCCTGATAGCGATAGCCGAAATTGAACATCGTGCGCCGGCCCCAGAACTGGTCTTTCGGGCGAGTCGATTGATAAGGATCGGCGTCGTAATCCGCGACGTTCAAACCGCCGGGCATGTCGGCTTTGCCTCCGTAATACTGGGCCATGGCGTTGAAACTGTTGGCTTCGTCGAGCTGGTATTTGCCCTTGAGGATCAGGTCGTCGATCTCGGTGTCGCTGTGCTCACGCCAGTCGCCGCCGCGCGTCCCGGAGTAGAGCAACGCGCCGCCGAGACCATTGGCATTGGTGCCGCCAGCCAGCAGGTTGGCGCTGGTCTTGAAACCGTCATGGCTCGACGAGGGGCTGGTTTCCGTCTGGAAGCCGCCCTTGACTGTCGGTTCATCAGGAATCGCCCGGGTCACGAAGTTGACTACGCCGCCGACGTTCTGCGGGCCATACCGCACTGCGCCACCGCCACGCACCACGTCCACGGCATCCATGTTGCCCATGCTGATCGGCGCGAACGATAACTGCGGCTGGCCGTAGGGCGCGAACGGCACCGGAATGCCGTCCATCAACACGGTCGAGCGCGCGGCCAGTCGCGGGTTCAAGCCACGGATACCGAAATTCAGCGCCATGTCGTGGCTGCCGGTGCCGTTGTTGTCTGGAGCGTTGACGCCGGGGATGCGATTGAGCACATCCCGCGCCTGAGTGGCGCCCTGGCGTTCGAACTCTTCGCGGCGGATTACATCGCGCGCGCCCGGGTGCTCGAACACATTGATTTGCGCAGCGTCGCCGAGCCAGTCGCCGACGACTTTCGAGGTGTCCAGCTCCAGCGCGGCATCCGCCACCGGTTGCAGGCTGAACGCATTGTTGCCTTCGGCGCGCGCTTGCAGACCGGTGCCTTCAAGCAATGCATTCAAACCCTGCTCAGGTGTGTAACTGCCTTCCAGGCCACGGCTTTGCACGCCGCTGGTGACTTGCGAACCAAACGAAATCAGCACACCCGCTTCACGGCCAAACTGGTTGAGGGCGTTCTCCAGCGACGACGGCGCGATGTGATAAGCCTTGGCATCAGCGGCCAGCGCGGCGGGCAGGGCACTGAAACTCAGGCTGGCGCCGAGGACAAGATTGCGCAGGGTACGAGCCAGTGGCGTGAGGCGGGTGGAGTGCATGTCGGATGATCCTGAGAAGGTTGAATCAAGGGGGCTTTCCTTCTCTGTCACGCCAGATCTGAAAAACGGCTCATTTATTTTTGATGTTTTTTAAACCCGCGCTTCGACGCTCACCCAGTAACGGGTAAAGCGCTTCACCTTCACCGGCAAACTGATTTCCAGCAGGTCGAGAATCCGCTCGCTGTCGTCCAGTGGGTAAGTCCCGGAAATCAGCAGGTCGGCAACGTTCCGGTCGCAATTGAGCTGGCCACGACGGTAGCGGCCGAGTTCATCGAGGAAGTCGCCCAGACGCATATGCGCGGCCACCAGCATGCCGTCGGCCCAGGCGCCGCTGTTGGCATCCAGCGGTTTGGCTTCGCTGATGGATTTCGAGGTGAAACTCAGTTGCCGTGCAAGCGGCAGCAGCATCGGCGCGCGTCCATTGCTGCTCAGTTCGACGCGGCCGTCAAACAGCGCAACCTGCGTGCGATCGGCAAACTGACGCACATTGAGACGTGCACCGTGAGTTTCAAGAATGCCCTGAGCCGTGCGCACTTCGAAAGATTGCGCGGCAGTCAGGAGGATTTCGCCTTCGAGCAAGCGGATCAGTCGCGCCGAGACATCCACATCGGCGGCACTGGCTGTGTTGAGTTGCAACTGATCGCCGGCACCAAGCGCCACCTTGCGCCGTTGCCCGATCGGGCTGCGGAAATCGGCGAGCAGCGACGGCAATGGATTGTGCTCACGCATGCCCCAGGTGACAGCCGAACCGGCGCCGAGAATCAGCAGCAGTTTCAGTGCCTGACGACGACTGCCGGACCTCGTCCCGTTCAACGCCGCGTGTGCCAGCGGCGAAGACACACCGCGCAAGCGCTGGTTGACCCGTTGAATGTGTTCCCACGCCCGCCGGTGCTCGCTGTGCGCGTCCAGCCACTGTTGCATTGCCAATTGCTGGCGTGGCGACAGTGCGCCTTGCTGCATTTCCATCAGCCAGTGCACCGCCTGCTCGGCAACCTGAGAGGAGAAATCCGGCACGCGGTTCATAGGGCGAAATAGCAGCGCATCGCTGCTTTGTTCAAATGCCGTTTAACCGTGGCCACGGAAATGCCCAGTTCGGCGGCAATCTGTGGATAAGTCAGGCCATCGACCTGCGCCAGCAAAAAGGCGCGTTTGACCTGACGCGGCAAACCGTCGAGCAACTCGTCCAGCTCCATCAGGGTTTGCAGGATGATCGCTTTGTCTTCTTCTGACGGCGCGACCATTTCCGGTATCTGCGCGAGGGTGTCGAGATAGGCGCGCTCCATATCCTGACGGCGGTAGTGATTGAACAGAACGCGCTTGGCGAGGGTGGTGAGGAAGGCACGCGGCTCGATGATTACCGGTGGTTCGCGGGCGGTGAGCACTTTGATGAACGTGTCCTGCGCCAGATCCGCCGCGTTGTCCGGGCAGCCGAGCTTGCGCCGCAGCCAGCCGGTCAGCCAGCTGTGGTGGGCCTGATAGAGCGATTCGACGGGATGGGCGGACGACAACGGTGGACTCCGGGCGCTTTCTTGACGCGGTAGAGAGTACGTTAGAGAACAAGAACTGTTCGCATTGTAGTGGTCGAGATACGCCACCGGCAATCAGATGCTTTTGCGTATGAGAATATTTATCATTAATATTGCTCGCCTGTAGGTTCGGCTGATCGGCCGGACGTTTTTCGTTTCAGGGTCGAAACATGAAAGGCAAACTCGCCACACTTCCCATGTCCTATCGTCTGGCCGTCACTTCTCGGGTGCTGGCGGCGGTGTTTGGCGGCTATCTCGTCGCGGCGCTGGCCAGTGTCACCCTGACGCTGTGGCTGCCGTTGAGCCGCGCCGAAGCGGTGGTGACCGGCATGACCATTTCCTTTCTGGTCTATCTGGTGGCGGTGCTCTGGTGTTTTGCCTGCCGCACGGCGTGGTCGGCCTGGGTCGGCTTGCTGGTGCCGAGCGTGATTCTGGCAACCATTTCCGGCGCGGCACGTGGATTGGGCCTGGCATGAAAGAGGGCTTTCGTCAGGCGATGGCCTGGCTGCACACCTGGACCGGACTGCTGTTCGGCTGGTTGCTGTTCGCGATTTTCCTGACCGGGACGCTGGCCTATTTCAAGGATGAGATCAGCCACTGGATGCAGCCGGAAATCCCTGCTCGATCGGTGAGTGCCGAGACCAGCCTGACGCTGGCCCAGGATTATCTGCAACAACACGCGGCGGGTGCTTCGCGCTGGCTGATCGACCTGCCCGATGCCCGTGATCCCGGCATGACCGTGCGTTGGCAGCCAGCGCCGGCGAAGCCTGGCGAGCGCGGGCGTTTCGAAGCGAAAACCCTCGATGCGCAAACCGGTGCTGAAGTGCAGGGTCGCGAAAGCATGGGCGGTGAATTCTTCTACCGTTTCCACTTCCAGCTGCAAATGCCTTATCCGTGGGGCCGTTGGCTGGCGACCATTGCGGCCATGGTGATGTTCGTTGCGCTGATCACCGGGATCATCACCCACAAGAAAATCTTCAAGGACTTCTTCACCTTCCGCCCGCGCAAGGGCCAGCGCTCTTGGCTCGATGGGCATAACGCGGTGGGTGTGCTGGTGTTGCCGTTTCACTTGATGATCACCTACAGCAGCCTGGTGATTTTCATGTCGATGGTCATGCCGGCGAGCATCGTCGCTTCATACGGCAGTGACGTGCGCACGTTCTATGACGAAGTTTTTCCCGCCTCGAAAACCCCGGAGCGCGCCGATATCGCAGCGCCGCTGGCGGCGATGGCGCCGCTGTTGAGCAAGGCCAGCGAGCAATGGTCGGGCGGCCACACCGCGCGTCTGTCGGTGAGCAATCCGGGGGATGCCAACGCCACGGTGGTGCTGGCCCGTGCCGGCGACAGTGTCGTGCATGATTTCGGCCGCGCCGTGACCTTCAACGGTGTGACCGGGCAGATGCTCGGCAGCACACCGGAGCAGCCGGTAGCAATGGCGGTAGGTGGCGCGTTCTACGGTTTGCACATGGGCCACTTCGCCGGGCCGGTGTTGCGCTGGCTGTACTTCATCTGCGGGCTGGCGGGTACGGCGATGATCGGCACCGGGCTGGTGATCTGGCTCGGCAAGCGTCAACTCAAACACGCCAAGAGCGGCGTGATGCCGTTCGAATTGCGGCTGGTTGAAGTGCTGAACATCGCCAGTATGGCCGGGCTGGTGTCGGCGGTGGCGGTGTTCTTCCTGGCCAATCGTCTGTTGCCGGTGAGCCTTGCCGGGCGTGCCGATTGGGAGGTGAACGCATTCTTTATTGCCTGGGGCTTGAGCGTGGCACACGCGATGTTGCGGCCGGGGCGCAAAGCCTGGATTGAGCAGCTTGCCCTGGGTGCTGGCCTGTTTGTCGCAGTGCCGCTGATCAATGCGCTGACCACTTCCTGGAATCTGGGCGTCACGCTCAAGCACGGCGATTGGGCATTGGCCGGGTTTGATCTGACGTGCCTGGCAACCGGGCTGTTTCTGGCTTGGGCCGCGTGGAAAATGCAGCGCGCCGGCAGCACGGTCAGCGTGAAAAAAACACCACGCGAAAAGGCTCCGCCGATCACCCTTGAACAAGGGACGAACTGATGCTGTTGCCCTTGTTGCTTACCTACACCGGATTCACCGCGTTGTGCTTGTCGATGCCTCGGCACCACGATGAATTGCTCGGCGAAAAACTTTCAACCTCGCGTCGACAGGGACTGAAAATCGGTGGCTGGCTCCTGTTGTGCCTGTCGCTGTGGGCTGCCGTCTCGGCGAACGGCTGGAGCTTCGGCCTGGTCGACTGGTTCGCCGTGCTGATGCTCAGCGCTCTGGCTCTGGTATTGCTGCTGCCGTATCGCCCGCGTTTCGCATTGGCACTGGCCGGGGTCAGCCTGCTGGCCAGCCCGGTCGCCGCATGGGCGCAGTGCTGAAGTGCTGATCGGTCTACCGCCGGAATCCCGCGACGACGAGCCGCGCGGGGCGCGTGCGCATTTTCTCCAGGTTTTTCTGTCTCAGCGTTCGCAAATGGAAGCGCTGGTGAGCCGGCGCGTGGGTTGCCGGGCAACGGCGGCGGATCTGGTTCAGGACCTGTTTTTGCGTTTCTGGCGGCGGCCGCTGGTGCAGGTCGAAGAGCTCAGCACCTATCTTCTGCGCTGCGCCGGCAACATCGCCATCGATCATCTGCGCAGCGAAGGCACCCGCACGCGCGTCAACGAAGGCTGGCAACCGGACGCGCCGGACAGCCACGGCAGCGAACCGCAAGCGGCGCTGGAAGCGGGCAATGATCTGCGCCATGTCGAAGCGGCGTTGCGTGCGTTGCCCGAACGCACCCGGCAGATCTTTTTGCTCAATCGCATCCACGGCCGCAAGTACGCGGACATCGCCAAAGCCATGGGCCTGTCCCAAAGTGCCGTGGAAAAACATATGATGCGCGCCCTCGAGGCCTGCAAGGCCAGCCTGCGCGAACCCGCGCCACGCCTGCCAGGGAAAGCACCGTGAAGCCATCCGATTCCACCACCCCGACGCCCGCGCAAGAGCAGGCTGCGTTTGCCTGGCTGAGCCTGTTGCATGACCGGCCGAGCGCCGGCGATCAACTGACCTTCAGTCAATGGCTGCGCGCCGATCCGGCGCATGCCGAAGCGTATGCGCAGGCGCAAGTGCTCTGGGAGTTGAGCGAAAGCCCGGCGCGCACGCTGGCCGATGAAGAGGCTTTGGCGTTGCAGGGTTATCTCGATGCGATGGATCGCCCGCGCCGTCCGCAGCTTTTGCGTTGGTCGGGGGCGCTGGCGATGGCGGCGAGTCTGTTGCTGATGGTCAGCCTCGGCAGCGGTTGGCAACCGCAACGCTGGATCGATGATCTGGGCGCCGATTATGTTTCGGCGCCCGGAGAGATCCGCACGGTAACGCTGGCCGATCAATCGCAGGTGACGCTGGATGCCGACAGTGCGATTGCCGTGGATTTCAGCCATGGCGAACGGCATGTGCAGTTGCGCCGGGGGGCCGGTTTTTTCAGCGTCACACATACGGGGGATCCGTTTGTGGTCGCGGCGGAAAAGGGCGAGGCGCGAGTGCTCGGCACGCAGTTCGAAGTGCGACTGCAGCCTCACGGTGCGCAGGTCACGGTGTTGTCCGGGCGCGTTGGCGTGACGGCGGATCGCGACGGCGAACAGCAGATTCTCACCGCTGGTCAGCAG comes from Pseudomonas sp. RU47 and encodes:
- a CDS encoding endonuclease domain-containing protein, yielding MQTRLTLAQFARQLRVNQTDCEHLLWQKLRSRQIANLKFRRQFPCPPYVLDFYCAELKLAIELDGGQHFETQGLIHDQRRTRYLNQKGIEIVRFSNLEVIQQMDDVLEQIIRIAANRKIPSP
- the fecA gene encoding TonB-dependent Fe(3+) dicitrate receptor FecA; translation: MHSTRLTPLARTLRNLVLGASLSFSALPAALAADAKAYHIAPSSLENALNQFGREAGVLISFGSQVTSGVQSRGLEGSYTPEQGLNALLEGTGLQARAEGNNAFSLQPVADAALELDTSKVVGDWLGDAAQINVFEHPGARDVIRREEFERQGATQARDVLNRIPGVNAPDNNGTGSHDMALNFGIRGLNPRLAARSTVLMDGIPVPFAPYGQPQLSFAPISMGNMDAVDVVRGGGAVRYGPQNVGGVVNFVTRAIPDEPTVKGGFQTETSPSSSHDGFKTSANLLAGGTNANGLGGALLYSGTRGGDWREHSDTEIDDLILKGKYQLDEANSFNAMAQYYGGKADMPGGLNVADYDADPYQSTRPKDQFWGRRTMFNFGYRYQEDRREFTANTFFTKTLRSGYLDQGSFLSLSPREYWVRGLETRFAQGFDLGPTSHEVGVGYRYINEAGHELRYRTPIASNEYPTTNSRNDRDTRGGTEANAFFVDDRIDIGKWTITPGVRYEMIESQQTNNLTNVKYKGDYNTALPALNVLYHLTDSWNLYANTEGSFGSVQYSQMPNRVTSGEVKPEKARTWELGTRYDNGALRAEIGAFLINFDNQYESNQTNDSVIARGETRHQGIETSVNYALDDLSPALAGFDVYATYAYVDATIREDGPNKGNRVPFSSKHKGTIGVGYTEGPWKLNLDSSFQSDQFADNANTSKESADGSTGKIPGYMLFSSRAGYDFGPQLADLNVAVGVKNIFNTQYFTRSFDDNNKGKYVGEPRTVYVQTSVAF
- a CDS encoding DUF4880 domain-containing protein, which produces MNRVPDFSSQVAEQAVHWLMEMQQGALSPRQQLAMQQWLDAHSEHRRAWEHIQRVNQRLRGVSSPLAHAALNGTRSGSRRQALKLLLILGAGSAVTWGMREHNPLPSLLADFRSPIGQRRKVALGAGDQLQLNTASAADVDVSARLIRLLEGEILLTAAQSFEVRTAQGILETHGARLNVRQFADRTQVALFDGRVELSSNGRAPMLLPLARQLSFTSKSISEAKPLDANSGAWADGMLVAAHMRLGDFLDELGRYRRGQLNCDRNVADLLISGTYPLDDSERILDLLEISLPVKVKRFTRYWVSVEARV
- a CDS encoding sigma-70 family RNA polymerase sigma factor, with the translated sequence MSSAHPVESLYQAHHSWLTGWLRRKLGCPDNAADLAQDTFIKVLTAREPPVIIEPRAFLTTLAKRVLFNHYRRQDMERAYLDTLAQIPEMVAPSEEDKAIILQTLMELDELLDGLPRQVKRAFLLAQVDGLTYPQIAAELGISVATVKRHLNKAAMRCYFAL
- a CDS encoding DUF3649 domain-containing protein; its protein translation is MKGKLATLPMSYRLAVTSRVLAAVFGGYLVAALASVTLTLWLPLSRAEAVVTGMTISFLVYLVAVLWCFACRTAWSAWVGLLVPSVILATISGAARGLGLA
- a CDS encoding PepSY-associated TM helix domain-containing protein, which encodes MKEGFRQAMAWLHTWTGLLFGWLLFAIFLTGTLAYFKDEISHWMQPEIPARSVSAETSLTLAQDYLQQHAAGASRWLIDLPDARDPGMTVRWQPAPAKPGERGRFEAKTLDAQTGAEVQGRESMGGEFFYRFHFQLQMPYPWGRWLATIAAMVMFVALITGIITHKKIFKDFFTFRPRKGQRSWLDGHNAVGVLVLPFHLMITYSSLVIFMSMVMPASIVASYGSDVRTFYDEVFPASKTPERADIAAPLAAMAPLLSKASEQWSGGHTARLSVSNPGDANATVVLARAGDSVVHDFGRAVTFNGVTGQMLGSTPEQPVAMAVGGAFYGLHMGHFAGPVLRWLYFICGLAGTAMIGTGLVIWLGKRQLKHAKSGVMPFELRLVEVLNIASMAGLVSAVAVFFLANRLLPVSLAGRADWEVNAFFIAWGLSVAHAMLRPGRKAWIEQLALGAGLFVAVPLINALTTSWNLGVTLKHGDWALAGFDLTCLATGLFLAWAAWKMQRAGSTVSVKKTPREKAPPITLEQGTN
- a CDS encoding DUF3325 domain-containing protein, whose amino-acid sequence is MLLPLLLTYTGFTALCLSMPRHHDELLGEKLSTSRRQGLKIGGWLLLCLSLWAAVSANGWSFGLVDWFAVLMLSALALVLLLPYRPRFALALAGVSLLASPVAAWAQC
- a CDS encoding RNA polymerase sigma factor — protein: MLIGLPPESRDDEPRGARAHFLQVFLSQRSQMEALVSRRVGCRATAADLVQDLFLRFWRRPLVQVEELSTYLLRCAGNIAIDHLRSEGTRTRVNEGWQPDAPDSHGSEPQAALEAGNDLRHVEAALRALPERTRQIFLLNRIHGRKYADIAKAMGLSQSAVEKHMMRALEACKASLREPAPRLPGKAP
- a CDS encoding FecR family protein, with product MKPSDSTTPTPAQEQAAFAWLSLLHDRPSAGDQLTFSQWLRADPAHAEAYAQAQVLWELSESPARTLADEEALALQGYLDAMDRPRRPQLLRWSGALAMAASLLLMVSLGSGWQPQRWIDDLGADYVSAPGEIRTVTLADQSQVTLDADSAIAVDFSHGERHVQLRRGAGFFSVTHTGDPFVVAAEKGEARVLGTQFEVRLQPHGAQVTVLSGRVGVTADRDGEQQILTAGQQVAYGEGTAQKLHAVDSEAQLAWRQGWLSYYKSTLADVVEDLRRYYPGRIVLLNDELAARKVSGSFPSKDPQAVLSSLQGVMGFEQHQVLGHLIILR